The Hymenobacter swuensis DY53 genome includes the window CGTGGACCGCGTGATTCCCATGCTGCCCGAGCGCCTCAGCAACGGCCTCTGTTCCCTGCGTCCCAACGAGGACAAGCTTACCTTCTCGGCCGTGTTTGAGCTGGATGAGAACGGCAAGCTCTATAGCTCCTGGTTCGGCAAAACCGTCATTCACTCCGACCGTCGCTTCGCCTACGAAGATGCTCAGGAGCGCATCGAAGGTCTGGACTCCGACTACACGGCGGAGGTGCAGCTGATGAACAGCATTGCCAAGAAGCTGTGCGCCGCCCGCTTCCGGCAGGGGGCCATCAGCTTCGAAACCCAGGAGGTGAAGTTCCGGCTGGATGAAAACGGCAAGCCGCTGGGCGTGTTCGTGAAGGAGCGCAAGGATGCTCACAAGATGATTGAGGAGTTCATGCTACTGGCCAACCGCAAGGTGGCCGAGTTCGTGTTCAAGCTCCGCAACCGCAAGCCCCGCTTCACGATGGTGTACCGCGTGCACGATGCGCCCGACCCCGAGCGGCTGCAGACCTTCGCGCTGTTCGCCAAGAAATTCGGCCACCAGCTCGACCTCACCAACCCGCGCACCATCAGCACCGAGCTCAACGATTTGAGCACCGACGTGGTGGGCCGGCCCGAGCAGAACGTGATTCAGGGACTAGCCATCCGCACGATGGCGAAGGCCACCTACACCACCGACCCCCGCGGCCACTTCGGCCTAGCCTTCGAGCACTACTCGCACTTCACCTCACCCATCCGTCGCTACCCCGATATGATGGCGCACCGCCTGCTGGAGCACTACCTGGAAGGCGGCGGCAACGTGGACGTGGAGCCTATCGAGGAAGAGTGTAAGCACTCCTCAACGCGGGAGAAACTGGCTGCCAGCGCCGAACGGGCCAGCATCAAGTTCAAGCAGGTGGAGTTCCTGCAGGACCATATCGGCTCGGAGTTTACAGGCGTCATCTCGGGCCTGACCGAGTGGGGCGTGTATGTGGAGATTCCGGAAAACAAGTGCGAAGGCATGGTGCGCGTGAGCGACATCCCGGGCGACTTCTACGAGCTGGACAAGGACAACTACCGCCTCGTGGGTCAGCGCACCAAGCGCATCATCCAGTTCGGTGACGAGATGCAGATTGTCGTGAAAGCGGCCAATCTACTCGACCGGACCATCGACTTCGAGCTGGTGGATAACCGCCCCGACTCGGTGAAAAGCCAGGACCGCGACGACCGGAGCGGCCGCCGGGGCTACCGCCCCGAGCGGAGCAGCAAAGGCGGCCGCCCCGATGGTGGCGGCAAGTCCGGCAGTGGCAAGTCGGCCAGTGGCAGTAAGCGCCGCCGCTAAGCTGCCGTCATTGTGAGGGCCAAGGACACTGCGCGCAGCAAGCGGCATCAATCCGGCCTTCATCAGAACGACAAATGGTAACCTATTCAAAAGCTCCTGGCATCTGTTGATGTCAGGGGCTTTTTGCTGGGGTGGTGTTACTTCAGAAAATTACCGGAAGGGTAAGGGCCGTGGCTACCGGCTTGCCCTCACGGTGGCCTGGTTTGAACCGGGGCAGCCGGCGCACGCACTCCACGGCCGCCGCATCGTAGGCCGGGGAGAGACCATGCACCGGTGCTACCTGCACCTCAGTAACCTCACCCGTAGTGGACACTATCAGGTTCACTAGTATCCGCCCGTGCTGCCGCGGCCCGCGGGGGCGCTGCAGGTTTTTGCGGAGAAAGTTCAGCATGCTCTCCGTCCCACCTGGGAAGGCTGGCATCACCTCCACGTACGTGTACTTGCCTGTGGTAAGCGGTAGCGAGTCGATGACTACTACAATAGCGGAGGAAGGAGCAACGGGAGCCGGCTTGCGGGCCGGCCGGGGCGGGGACGTTACCGGCGCGGGTGGGCGGGCATCCCACCAGTTGTAGGAGTTCTGGGCGCAAGCCGTGGCAGCTGCCAGCAGCAGTAATCCGAGGGCCAAGAGGCGGGAGGCAGTAACCATAGCGGGGCGACAATTGTCTGGTTGCTGAACGCGGGAAGCGGGCCCAAAAGTACGCTGCCCGGCGGTGGTCCGTTGTTGATTCCGCACCTTCTCCCAACCCGCCGTACCTTGCCAACCTCAACCTTGACCCCGCCCTTCGTGGACCTTTCCTTCTTTAGCCAGTACCTTGCTACCGGCCTCGCCGGCATTTCCTACGGCGAGCAGCCTGCCAACCTGTATGAACCCATCCGCTACATTATGGGGCTGGGCGGCAAGCGCATCCGACCCCTTCTTACTCTGCTCGGTGCCCACCTGTTCACCGACGACCTCGCGCCCGTAGTGAAGCCCGCGCTGGCCACTGAGGTCTTCCACAACTTCACCCTGCTTCACGATGACCTGATGGACCAAGCTCCTTTGCGCCGGGGCCAAGCCACCGTGCATGAGAAGTGGAACCCCAACGTGGCCATCCTGAGCGGCGACGTGATGCTGGTGCGGGCCTACGAGCTGTTCCTGGACGTGCCCCCGCACCTGCTGGCCCATGTGCTGCGCCGCTTCTCGCAGACCGCCGCCGAGGTGTGCGAAGGCCAGCAGTGGGACATGGATTTTGAAACCGAAACCGAGGTCAGCATTGCGCAGTACCTGGATATGATCCGGCTGAAGACGGCCGTGCTGCTGGGCTTTGCGCTGGAGTTGGGCGCCCTGCTGGGCGGTGCTTCCCTAGCCGATGCCGACCACCTGCGCCAGTTCGGGGTGGGCATCGGGCTGGCCTTCCAGCTGCGCGACGACCTGCTGGACGTGTATGGCGACGCGGCCACCTTTGGCAAGCGGGTAGGGGGCGACATCGTGAGCGACAAGAAAACCTACCTGCTGCTCACCGCTCAGGCCCAGGCTGGCGCTGCCCAGCGCGCTACGCTTGCCCGCCACATCGGCCAGCCCGTGCTGGATGCCGAAGCCAAGGTGCAGGCAGTGCGCGCCATCTACGACGAGCTCGAAATTCGCCCCCAGACGGAAGCTCTCATCAACGACTACTTCTTGGATGCCTTGCAGCACTTAGAGCGCGTGACGGCCCCCGAAATGCGCAAGCAGCCCCTGCACCAACTGGCCCTGCAGCTGCTGGAACGCGAACAGTAGCGCGCGTGTCATTCCGACGCAGGAAGAATGACACGCGCGCTGTCCTGAATGATTATCGGACGGCTATTTTTCTCTCTCCTCTACATCTTCTTTTCTCATGGAATTAACTCCCACGCTGGTGCTGACGGTACTTACCGCCGGCATCTCCCTATACGCTTGGTCGAAACCCGAGCTGCTGGATAGCTGGATTCTGGACCCCTACCGCGTGAAGCGCAGCAACGACTGGTACCGCTTCATCACCTCGGGCTTTTTGCACGCCGATTTCGGGCACCTGCTGTTCAATATGATTGCCTTCTTCTCCTTTGGGCAGACGGTGGAGTATATCTTTCTGCAGCTGTTCGGGCCCACCAACGGGGTGTTGTTTTTCCTGTTGCTGTATCTGGGTGGCATTGTGGTGTCGGACATTCCCACCTACCTGCGCCACCGCGACGACCCCAACTACCGCAGCCTCGGGGCTTCGGGTGGAGTGGCCTCAGTTATCTTTTCAGCCATCCTGTTTAACCCCATGGGTGGCATCCGCATCTTCCCCATTCCGGTTGACATTCCCAGCTTCATCTTCGGCTTCCTGTACCTGGCTTACTCCTACTACATGGGCCGCCGTCGGGGCGACAACATCAACCACGATGCGCACTTCTACGGAGCGCTGTATGGTATCATCCTGACATTCATTCTGTTACCGAGAGTTGGTGGCTTCTTCTGGGACCAAATCCGCAATTCTGGAATGTTAAATATTTGATTTTCAATGCATTGTGATTTAGATAGGTTGAGCCATATATCTATTTCGTAGCGGGAGCGTAAACGCAGGCAGAATACTCTCCAACCAATCACCTCCCTGCACATGAATAAGCTCATCTTCCTCACCAACCGCATTCCGGCTTTTGCGCTGTTGCTCTCAGTTCTTACGCTGCCTTTGCTGACGGCCTGCGGCAGTGGCCGCCGCTCGGATGGTTCTCTTACCATTGCCGGTGTTTTCTACCTCATTCTCGCTGTTGCTGCCTTCCTGAGTCTGATCAAGCAGGATTGGTCTATTGGCAAGAAAATCGTCTGGGGTCTGATCATTTGGTTCTTCCCCTTCGGTGGTTCTATTATTTACTTCCTGTTTTCCGGACGTAAGTAACCAATCCGATCCAAGTGCAAAAAAGCCCCGGTACCAATATGGTGCCGGGGCTTTTTCGTAGATAGTAGAGAAGTCCCTACTTACCGATGAGTCGTTGTTTTTCCCAGCGGGCAATCTGCCGGATGATTTCCCCGCTGTTGCTGATGGCCGTGGCCTGCCAGTAGTCGCCCTGGTTGCGCATGCTCACTTCCAGCACCAGCGTCGTATCGTAGCGGGGCTGCGTGAGTTCTAGGCCTACGAAAGCCTGCTCGCCCTCCTTGCGGGTGTACTTAATGCCCTTGAACCGGCTGCCTTCGCCCACTACTTTCCCGGCCAGACCCAGCACCGAAACGTTCAACGGTCCAGCCGAACCAGCCTCAGCAGCTGCCTGCGCCGAGCCGGTTTCCACGTAGCGTTTCACCTGAGCCCGCGCCGTGCGGGCCAGCTGTGGCTTGAACAGCTGTAGGGCTCCCGTCATGGCCAGTCCGCCCGGGTTCAGGCCACCCAGGGCCGCGCCCTGCTCCGCCACCTGATCCACCAGGTTGCCGGTGACGCTACCAATATCCACGTACCGCTCGAAGGTGTCCACGTCGTGGTCGGTCATGGCTTTGTAGGCCTGCATCAGGGAATACTCGGGGCCAGTCCGGAGCTGCCGATAGTAGAGGTAGCCGCCTGCGGCCAGGGCCAGCAGCACTAGCAGAATCGTCTTTTTCATGGGGGGAGAGTTGGGAAATGAAAGGGGAATTAGGAGGTTGTTGCCAAGCCTGAATGCGTGGTTCCGCTGCATTCCGGCCCTCGGTTTCTGGTATGGGTATCTGTACGAAGCCAACGGCCGTAGGGCTTAGCATGCATACAATACTTCCCTATCCGCAAATACACGGGCACCGCGGCTGCCGCGGACTGCTCCCCGAAAATACCTTGCCGGCTTTCCGCCGGGCCGTTGAAATAGGGGTGGAAGTGATAGAACTGGACGTGGTCATTTCCGCCGATGAGCAGGTGGTCGTATCTCATGAGCCGTGGATGTCGGCCACTATCTGCCGCCAGCCCGATGGTCGTCCTATCCTGCCCGCTGAGCAGACCCGGCACAACCTCTACAGCCTGTCGTACGCTGATATCCGCGCGTATGATTGCGGCCTTACCCAACACCCCGGTTTCCCCTCGCAGCAGCCGCAACCCGCGGCCAAACCACTACTGCGGGAGGTAGTGTCGGAGCTGGATAAACTGGCTTGGACACTAGGCCGTCCGGCGGTGCGCTACAGTGTGGAAATCAAAAGCAGCCCTGCCTATGAGCCCGGCTTCCAACCGCCGCCGGCCCGGTTCCTGGAGCTCGTGTTAGCCGAACTTCAGACCACTGGAATTTTGGGCCGAACCACGCTGCTCTGCTTTGATACCCGGGTCCTCCGGCTGGCCTATGAGCAGCTGCCAGAGATGCCCCTGTGTTTGCTTGTAGAGGATACCCGCCCTCTGCATATGCACCTCGCTGAGCTAGGGTTTCAGCCCCACATCTACGGCCCGGATTTTCGTCTGTTGACTCCAGAACTGGCGGCCTCACTACGTACCCTGGGCATTGGCCTCGTGCCCTGGACCGTGAACGAGCCGGCTGATCTACGGCGCATGTTGCAGCTGCATCCTACCGGCATCACCACCGACTATCCGGACCGTTTGATGGCCCTTCGGTCAGCGGTATAATAATGGCATAGTCGGATTGCAGATAGCACAAAACGTGTCTCGCAGGAGCTCTATCACTTCAGGAACTGACACAAACAATACAGGTGTAATATTAAATCTGTAACAGATTGGTGTATTACATCGAACAAATGAATGAGCGTTACAGGATGGCAGTGTAATGAATTGTATAACGTTACAGAGATACATTTATTAACAGTGTATCAGTGTTGTCTTTGTATCATCTGTTCTTGGTTACATGAAACAGATTGTACATATTTACATAAGTTCAGATTATTACACGTTTCCCCCTATGTCACATCAAGGTGAAATACTGCAGGAAGTCATCAAAAACAGCGGAATTTCCATTACGCGTATCGTGGACGAATTGGGTATTACACGTCCCACCATATACCGTAAGTTCAAGGATGAAACACTTGATTACAACTTCGTAAAGCGTATTGGGGAAATAATCGGACACGACTTTTCGCAGGATTTTACATCATTGCATCAGGTGGTGTTGCCGTTTTCTGTTACACCAGTGTCACATGGTGTATCTGTAATGTCTGACAAAGGTGTAACACATAAATCAACTGTTACACCGATGATTGAGTCGGATAGTCTAAAACAGCTAATGCAGCTTCAGCAGAAGTATATTGCCTTGCTAGAAGCCTATAATGAACTGTTGCTAAAAGTGTACGGACCTAAGTAATAAATTTGTTCCACGTGAAACATATCTGTCGCATACAAGTAGGTTGGCTTTGATACACCTGCTCATTGCCTGACGGATACCTAGTTCTCATCAGGCCACATGTTACAGGCGGACAAGTGCAGGGATAAGGTGGATTGACGGAATGAAGCAGGTGGCCAGTGTAAAGAGCGACAGTGGAAATCGTACGGGTTTCAAAAGCAGTGAAAGTGAGTAGTAGGTAGGTCTGTCAACAATGGTCTAGCTGGGTTGTGCTAGTAATGCTGGTAGCGCTGGCAGTGGAGAACGGAGCCTTGTATAGGTGCCGGAGGTAGGTGGTTAGATGCGGGTAGCGGGCCGTATCTTTCGGCAGTCGTTTTACCTTCTTCGTTTCAGTCTTGCATGTCTGCTGACCACCTGCCTGCTTACCGCCCGGTGTCTCATTCCCGGGTTACGCTTACCGAGTTGATGATTCCTTCCTACGCCAACTTTGGGGGTAAGATCCACGGAGGAATTCTTCTCTCTCTCATGGACAAGGTAGCCTACGCGGCGGCCTCCAAACATGCCGGAACCTACTGCGTCACGGTGAGTGTGGATGGGGTGAATTTCTTGCAGCCGGTAGAGGTAGGGGAGTTGGTTTCGTTACTGGCTTCGGTGAACTATGTGGGCCGAACGTCCCTCCTTGTCGGCATCAAGGTAATTGCCGAAGACGTGCGTAGCGGGTCGGTCAAACATACTAACACCTGCTACTTCACGATGGTCGCTAAGGATGATGAAGGCCGGCCCAGCCAGGTGCCCGGCTTGCTCCTGGAAACCCCTGATGATACCCGCCGCTTTCTGGAAGCCATCAAGCGCCGTGAGTTCAAGGAGCAGTACCGCCAGGAGTTTGATAATGCCCGCTCCATCCTGGCCCTGGAGGAGCAGCAGCACTTATTGGAAAAGGAGCGGTGCCAGTTGGGCTACTAGTGTGGTGTTGGAGTCGCGGAGCCTCAATACAGACTTTTTAGTGAGAGTCCCTGTATATCGGGGAGTAAGCCAGACCCAGAGCTACAACCCGTTGTTCCTGCTGGCAGATTAGCCGGGTAGGGGGAGGGCATTTGACCCAGTCGCTACTGCGGCACCATCCGGTCGGGTTCCAATCCTTTCTCTTTAGCTACTCATAAGGACATCTCCCAGCGTAGCAGCGCAAGCTTGGGTAGTGGCATACCTGCCATAAAGAACCGGCCCCAGCTTTTGAGCCAGGGCCGGTAGTGCTTTCTAATAAGACGCGCTTTTCACCTATAGGAATACGACTTCCTTTATGATGTCCTCGCCGACTTCGGCGTTGAGGTTTTCCAGTACCCGAGTCTTGGCCATGAACAGTTCGTGCTTGAGCGGAGCGGATGAAAGCCGTACAAACAGCTTGTTGTTGCTCACGTATACCTGCTGGGTTTTCATGGCCACGGCCTTACCCATTACCTTCTCCCAACTAGCCACTACTGTTACCTCGTTGAGTTTGCCCTGGAGCCGATAAACGCGCAATAGTGCCTTAATACCATCCCTTAGTGGAACAATATCGGACTGGCGTGAATTTTCGGAGGAATGTGGTTTTTTAAGCGCCATTACAGTTATTAACGCGCGAGAAAACTCTTCTCGCACCGGGCTTCAAAGATACCACCCACCTTACCTAAAGCGGCTGCACACTTCCCAACTCTACCCGGAACCGGCGGATATCTTCGGAGAGGTCGGCCAGTACCCGGTCGGTGCGCTCCAGGTGAGTATCGGTCAGGAAAATCTGGCCGAAGGTATGATTGGCTACCAGCTGCATAAGGCGGGTGATGCGCTTCTCATCTAGTCGGTCGAAGATGTCATCGAGGAGCAGCAGCGGCTTTTGCTGCTTGTGCGCGGCCAGGATTTCAAACTGCGCCAGCTTGAGGGCAATGGCAAACGACTTCTGCTGCCCCTGCGAGCCATACCCTTTTACCGGTAGCTCATCCATAAGAAACGTGAAGTCATCACGGTGGGGGCCGGTGGTAGTGCGTTGCAGCGTGAGGTCCTTGCGCTCATTCAGACGAAGCAGTTTCAGGAAGTCGGCTCCCGGCAGCTCACTCTTATAGGTAAGAGTCACGACCTCGCGGGCATCGGCTAGCTGCTCATAGTGACGCTGGAAGATGGGCTCGAATTCCGTGAGAAATTCTTGCCGCCGCTGCACTAGCTGCTCGCCCACGGGGGCCAGCTGCTCATCCAGCACTAATAGGTAGTCCCGGTCGTAACCGGCTTGGCGGTCAGCGGCCAGCTTGAGCAGGGAATTGCGCTGCTTCAGCAGGTGCGTGTACCGGATTAGCTGCTCCAGATACGTGTGGTCGAGTTGGGAGAGGAGGCTGTCGAAATACTTGCGCCGTTCCTCGCTGCCCTGCCGGATCAGGTCAGTATCGTAGGGCGAGATAAGCACCACCGGGTACCGCCCAATATGGTCCGATACCCGCTCGTAAGCCTGCTTGTCGTGGGTTACGGTTTTCTTCTGGCCCTGACGTAGACTGCACTGAATGGTTTCAGGCTTTTCGTCGGGTGCGGGACGGAAGCGCCCCCGCACCACAAACAGCTCTTCGCCCTGCTTAATACTCTGGGCGTCGGAAACCGTAAAGGCACTCTTAGTGAGGGAGAGGTAGTGGATTGCGTCGAGCAGATTCGTCTTGCCGCTGCCGTTGTCACCCACAAAGCAGTTGATGTGGGCGGAGAAGCTCAGATTGGCTTCTTCGTAGTTTTTGAAGAACAGCAGATGGAGGCTTTCGAGGTTCATGCTTAAGGTTCGGAATTGCAATCCTTTTACGTACTTTCGCATCCCAAACGCGAACAACCGAAAGCAAGATGGCGGAGACGAAAGTAAAGGCTGCCCCCAAGGCTTCCAATTCGACGAAGAAATCGTCGGCCCCGAAAGCGGCCCCCAAGGGGAAAGCTGCGGCTACTAAAACAGCCAAGCAGCCCGATCCGGTATTGCCTCCTTCCACTGAGGAAGGCAAGGCAGCTACGGGAACTCCTAAAGCAACGAGCCCGGCCCAGCCGGAGTTTTCGAAGGAAACCTACCTCACTTGGTATGAGCAGATGCAGCTCATGCGCAAGTTTGAGGAGAAGGCTGGTCAGCTGTACGGTCAACAGAAGATTAAAGGTTTCTGCCACCTCTACATAGGCCAGGAGGCCTGCGTAGCTGGTGCCGTGTCGGCCCTCACCAAGGACGACAAGTGGATTACTGCTTACCGTGACCATGCCCACCCGCTGGCCCTCGGTACTTCGCCCAACGCCATCATGGCCGAGCTCTATGCCAAAGCTACCGGTTGCTCTAAGGGCAAAGGCGGCTCCATGCACATGTTCGATAAGGAAGTAAACTTCATCGGTGGCCACGGCATCGTGGGGGCGCAGGTACCTATGGGTGCCGGCATCGGTTTCGCCGAGAAGTATAATAAGACGGGCAACCTGTGCATCTGCTATATGGGCGACGGTGCCGTTCGGCAGGGTGCCTTGCACGAAGCCTTCAACATGGCCATGCTGTGGAAGCTGCCGGTCATCTTCGTGGTGGAAAACAACGGCTACGCTATGGGTACCTCGGTACAGCGCACGTCCAACGTGACGGAACTGCACCACATTGGCCGTGGCTACGACATGCCCTCTGAGCCGGTGAATGCCATGAACGTAGAGGACGTGCATAATGCCGTGGCACGCGCCGCCGAGCGGGCCCGGGCCGGTGAAGGCCCTACCTTCCTCGAGTTTAAAACTTACCGCTACAAAGGTCATTCCATGAGCGACCCGGCCAAGTACCGCACCAAAGAGGAGCTGGAAGACTACCGCTCCCGCGACGCCATCGAAGCCGTACGCCACACCATCCTGACGCACAACATGGCTACCGAAGAGGACCTGGCGGCCATTGATGAGAAGATCAAAGGACAGGTGGCCGAGTCGGTGGAGTTTGCCGAGAACTCGCCCTTCCCTACAGCCGACGAGCTGTACAAGGACGTGTACGTACAACAGGACTACCCCTACATCCGCGACTAGCTCGCCGGAAGGTTATCGGGCCGCTGTCGGCGGCCGCCTTTTTGAGTAATACCCATGTCGAAGATTCCGTTCACAGGCAAAAGCCAGCAAGCGCGTCAGCAGCAACAGCGCGTTGTCTCTCCTGACCCCACGCAGCCGCTGGAGGCGTACAACCCCGAGCATCCGCTGCTGGAAGACCCCGATGCCTTGGCTATTCGCCTGGTGGAATCGGAAGACTTCGTGCGGCGCAACAAGAACGTGCTGCTGGGTTTGCTGGCCGTGGTAGTACTGGCCGTGGCTGGTGGCTTCGGCTACTACCTGTGGCGAGGCTCCCAGGATACCAAAGGGCAAGCAGCCCTGTTCCAGGCGGTAAGCTATTGGGAAGCCGACTCTTTGCAGAAAGCCATGAAAGGCGACGGCCGCAACCTGGGGTTGGAGCGCGTGGCATCAGAGTACAGTGGCACCGACGCTGGTAACCTAGCCAACTTCTACGCCGGTGTGGCTGCTTTGAAAGAAGGCAAAAATAAAGAGGCCATCGACTACCTTGAAGACTTCAGTTCCGATGACTACTTGGTGCAGGCTCGAGCGTATTCCCTACTAGGTGATGCGCACCTGGAAATGAACCAGGCCAAAGAAGCCGCTGACTTCTATAACAAAGCCGCTAATTATAATGCTAACGAGTTCTTCTCGCCCGGCTACCTGCTGAAGGAAGCTACGGCCCGCGAAGCCGCTAAGGATTATGAAGGTGCCATTACGGCGTACAACAAAATCCTGACCGACTACGCTTCGGCGGCGGAGGCTACGGAAGCCAAGGAATACAAGGCCCGCGCCGAAGCCCTGGCTGGTAAATAAACATAGCTCAGCATTTCTGTATTCTGCACAAGAGGCGGCCCCCGGGTCGCCTCTTGTGTTTTCAGGACCAGCCGGCCGGAGTAGAAACCGTCCCCTATCTTTGACCGCACGGAGCTACTAGCTTCTCTTACCTGTTTAAACCTCCCCGCCGCATGGCTACCTCTCTCAAAAATCTGAGCGACTATACTTCCGACCACTTCGTTGACATCAGCGAGAAACGCTTTGGGCTGGTGGTGGCCGAGTGGAACCGCGAAATCACCGACACCCTGGCCCAGGGCGCGTTCGACACGCTCCTCAAACACGGAGCCAAACCCGAGAACATCTTCCGCAACACGGTGCCCGGCAGCTTCGAACTGACGCTGGGGGCCCAGCTACTGGCCCAGCATGAGGAAATTGACGCGGTTATCTGCCTGGGTGTCGTTATCCAAGGCGAAACCAAGCATGATGACTATATCTGCCACGCGGTGGCCAGCGGCATCACCAACGTGAGCCTGAAGTTCAACAAGCCGGTCATCTTCGGGCTGGTGACCACCAACACACTGGAGCAGGCCTGGGACCGGGCCGGTGGCAAGCACGGTAACAAAGGTGTGGAAGGGGCAGTGGCTGCCATCCATATGCTGGGTTTCTAGACGAGCCTTACCTGACTCGTCGGCAAAAACCGGGGCCGGAGGGGGTATCGTGCAGATTAGCAGACAAAGCCGTAGCTTTGCGGCCGGAAATAGTCTGGCTATCGGGACCACCGGAGCTAGTAGGAGCAGTCCGGCTGCTGAAGGCTATGCGCAAAAAGGACAAACTTATTCGCGCAGGCTGCTGTTGGGCGTAACTACTGGCTGTTCAGTGGCTGCCGAAACTGGCATCCTAGCAAATAACATAGTTTCATATAACCTCTTCCTGCAACGACATGAGTGAAGCACCCCTACGCTATTCCAGGGAAGAACTGGCTGAGTTTGAGCAAATCATTCAGGACAAGGTCACGGCCGCCCGCAAGGAAGTAGCGTTTATCAAAGAAACCCTGAGCCGCAAAAACGATACCGGCACCGACAACACAGCTTCTTCTTCGAAGGTGCTGGAAGACGGAGCCGATACGGCCGAAAAGGAAAGCCTGAACCAGTTGGCCTCACGCCAGATGAAGTTCATCCAGCAGCTCGAAAACGCCCTGATCCGTATCAAGAATGGCACCTACGGTGTCTGCATTGGTACCGGCAAGCTGATTCCGAAGGAACGCCTGCGTGCCGTACCGCACACGCAGCATTCCATTGAAGCCAAGATGGCCCGCCGCGACTAACCTCGCTTTTGGCTCTTATTACTGCCCGGACTTGTGGCCGGCCTGTACTTTTTGGTACAGCCGGTTGCTGGTCCGGGCACTGTTTTCGGCGGCTTGTCGTTAGGCAAGCTTCCGCCTGTATCTGATTATTAACCTGTACCGTAGCGATACGGCACGCACGCTTCTTCCACATGGGCAAGAAACACTTCTCCGGCGATGCGCCCGGCCGCCGTGGCCGTACCACCGGCTCCGGCCGTCCTGCTGACAGCCGTAACAATGACAGCCGTAACAATGACAGCCGCGGCAACGACAACCGTTCTTCGGATAACCGAGGCAACGAGGGATTCCGCAAGTTTATACAGCCCGGTCAGGAGCGCACGGAGCGCACGGGCGGCAACCCGCGCTTCGGCCAGAATGGGGGCGGCTCAGATGAGCGTCGGGGCAACTCCGACCGCTCTTCGTTCGGGCGTTCCAGCGGCGGCAGCTTCAGTGGGCCGCGCAAGTTCGGCAACTCGCCGGGCGGTAGCTTTGGCGGTCCGAAGAAATTCGGGACTTCCTCGGGTAGCGGCTCTTTCAACCGGGGCGGCCGGGACTTCCGGGGCGGTGACGATACGCGCCGTAGCAGCGGCTTTGGCGACAACCGCGAGGAGCGCCCGGTGCGGGAATTTGAGCC containing:
- a CDS encoding DUF721 domain-containing protein, with the protein product MALKKPHSSENSRQSDIVPLRDGIKALLRVYRLQGKLNEVTVVASWEKVMGKAVAMKTQQVYVSNNKLFVRLSSAPLKHELFMAKTRVLENLNAEVGEDIIKEVVFL
- the recF gene encoding DNA replication/repair protein RecF (All proteins in this family for which functions are known are DNA-binding proteins that assist the filamentation of RecA onto DNA for the initiation of recombination or recombinational repair.); its protein translation is MNLESLHLLFFKNYEEANLSFSAHINCFVGDNGSGKTNLLDAIHYLSLTKSAFTVSDAQSIKQGEELFVVRGRFRPAPDEKPETIQCSLRQGQKKTVTHDKQAYERVSDHIGRYPVVLISPYDTDLIRQGSEERRKYFDSLLSQLDHTYLEQLIRYTHLLKQRNSLLKLAADRQAGYDRDYLLVLDEQLAPVGEQLVQRRQEFLTEFEPIFQRHYEQLADAREVVTLTYKSELPGADFLKLLRLNERKDLTLQRTTTGPHRDDFTFLMDELPVKGYGSQGQQKSFAIALKLAQFEILAAHKQQKPLLLLDDIFDRLDEKRITRLMQLVANHTFGQIFLTDTHLERTDRVLADLSEDIRRFRVELGSVQPL
- the pdhA gene encoding pyruvate dehydrogenase (acetyl-transferring) E1 component subunit alpha gives rise to the protein MAETKVKAAPKASNSTKKSSAPKAAPKGKAAATKTAKQPDPVLPPSTEEGKAATGTPKATSPAQPEFSKETYLTWYEQMQLMRKFEEKAGQLYGQQKIKGFCHLYIGQEACVAGAVSALTKDDKWITAYRDHAHPLALGTSPNAIMAELYAKATGCSKGKGGSMHMFDKEVNFIGGHGIVGAQVPMGAGIGFAEKYNKTGNLCICYMGDGAVRQGALHEAFNMAMLWKLPVIFVVENNGYAMGTSVQRTSNVTELHHIGRGYDMPSEPVNAMNVEDVHNAVARAAERARAGEGPTFLEFKTYRYKGHSMSDPAKYRTKEELEDYRSRDAIEAVRHTILTHNMATEEDLAAIDEKIKGQVAESVEFAENSPFPTADELYKDVYVQQDYPYIRD
- a CDS encoding tetratricopeptide repeat protein, with protein sequence MSKIPFTGKSQQARQQQQRVVSPDPTQPLEAYNPEHPLLEDPDALAIRLVESEDFVRRNKNVLLGLLAVVVLAVAGGFGYYLWRGSQDTKGQAALFQAVSYWEADSLQKAMKGDGRNLGLERVASEYSGTDAGNLANFYAGVAALKEGKNKEAIDYLEDFSSDDYLVQARAYSLLGDAHLEMNQAKEAADFYNKAANYNANEFFSPGYLLKEATAREAAKDYEGAITAYNKILTDYASAAEATEAKEYKARAEALAGK
- the ribH gene encoding 6,7-dimethyl-8-ribityllumazine synthase; this translates as MATSLKNLSDYTSDHFVDISEKRFGLVVAEWNREITDTLAQGAFDTLLKHGAKPENIFRNTVPGSFELTLGAQLLAQHEEIDAVICLGVVIQGETKHDDYICHAVASGITNVSLKFNKPVIFGLVTTNTLEQAWDRAGGKHGNKGVEGAVAAIHMLGF
- a CDS encoding TraR/DksA family transcriptional regulator — its product is MSEAPLRYSREELAEFEQIIQDKVTAARKEVAFIKETLSRKNDTGTDNTASSSKVLEDGADTAEKESLNQLASRQMKFIQQLENALIRIKNGTYGVCIGTGKLIPKERLRAVPHTQHSIEAKMARRD